The DNA window ataatgtgtGATGGCCTGCCTGCTTTAGCCACCAGAAGGATCCATCATTGGTATACTTTCATATACAAGGCAGTACTTGGACTGCTACCACCTACATTTGCTCCTTAACTGCACAGAAAAGTTCTGATCATCACTCTGTTCACGAGatcatttgttgctttctgttccGTATGTTCGTACTGACCTGGgtaaaaaggcttttgtttaatttgcacCTTCTGCCTGGAATATGttgcagaaagactggaaatgaACCGAGTTCATGTCATTGAGTGCCTTTTAATCTAAACTGCGAGATCTTGAGGCTGTTTCCATAACATGCACTAGTTTTTTCTAACTTggttgtaaatgtttttgttgttgttttttgttcatattttaataatgtgtAATTTTCTAACTGTGCTTTGTACTTGCTGATGCCAGGACTCCCTTGAAAAAGAGGTTCTTAATCTCAACGGGATCCCTCctggataaataaaataaaaaagaaaataatgttcTTTAGAAAGATAGCTcaataatgtaaataaattaaatttgaatttcagaatgtacttttttgcgctaaaacaaaggaaacatttggagttgttgttatttttaggttatttgctgtgattttactggtccggcccactggagatgaaattgggctgaatgtggccccagaactagaatgagtttgacacccctgccttagATAGTAGTGTGGGTGTTGATGTGTTGATTTGTCCAACAGGCTGTCTCCACTGGTCTTCTGCTTAGCACCGGgtaaacagagcagcagtaaaATGACAGCAGTAGGCGTCTGCTCAGCTAATCACAATCAGTAGCTCGGCTTGCAAAGGCCTTCCTGAGCTGTACCATGGTGACGTTCCAAGAGCTCCACAACATGGGTGGAGGACAGCGGAGGCAATAGCTGCACATTTTCATGCACtggttcctgcagtggaaaagaaCAATGATGTGTCACTCGTTAATGTTGGGATActccctttgtgtgtgtgcgtgtccaGGTTTCCTCTGTACTACGAGCTGAAGGTAGCTTTTGTGATCTGGCTGCTGTCCCCCTACACCAGAGGAGCAAGTCTTATTTACAGGAAGTGTTTGCACCCTCTGCTGTCCTCCAGAGAGCGGGTaagatcatccatccatccccgTCTGCCTCTGTGTACGTGGGTTACTTGTTGTTGAGAATATTGTGGTCACGCTGCTTTTTACTTGATTAAACTGTCTTCAGGAAAAGATTTATTGATTGTCTTCCTCTAGGAAATAGACGAGTACATTGTGCAGGCCAAGGAGAGGAGCTATGAAACCATGGTCAACTTTGGCAAGCAGGGACTGAGCATCGCAGCCACCGCCGCCGTCACTGCAGCCGTCAAGGCAAGTGTCTCTGGAACACTCACCGTCCTGTTTGGCTTTCTTGTGAATGTCAGTTATGGAGGTACTGTCACCGGTAGTTTACTTAAAACGCCTTTCTGTGTTTACCAAAAATGTACAATGCCAGATGCTGCTTTTGTCCTGTTTCTCCCTCCTTTTGTCTAAAAGCAACAGCGCCCTCTGCCTGTTTTTTACCGTATGGCAATCCAGCAGATTGTGTTGAATTCAGTCGTTGGGCACAGAATGTCCTGATTCAGCTTGGTAAATCACATGAAACGTAACAAGGACAGAGATCATGTTATTAGTGTGGAAATAAATGCAGAGGAGCTGAATTCGGCACAGCAGGCAGTCCAGAATGAGATGTTTACTTGACTATTTAAAGCACTGCATCCTCCGTGTGCATGTCTCTGAAGTACCTGGTTGTCCCTCAGCTCCCACTTACTGCACAGTCAGTAGAAATAAAGTGCTTGTGGTCTGGTTTTGTTGGCGTTGTGTGTTTCCCTGCGTGAATCGAGTAATCCCTGCTGATCTCCTGACATGTTTCACTGCACTGAGGTGGGAATCCACGACTAAACAGAGTGAATCGTGTCAGGTTATTAGATCCACACTCAGCAGGAGCCATCAAGCTCCAAATAATTTGGCTTCGAACATAAACACCGGATTCATGAGACGCTCTTATTATACATTGAGTAGAAGCTGAATGGAGACAGTCAAGgtgcaaaaataaatgctgtctTTATTACtggagaaaaagaacaaacaatgaTGTGCTCttcctgaagaaaaacacaacctcAGAATTTTTAGTGTATTGTCTGCcacttttcactttctttttctgtgtttgagtttgttttGTGAGCGTGTGCTGCTTCAGCTTTTCATATTCATATGATTCATTTTCAGtataaaatgtctgtaaatagTTTCTCATAACATACTCCAAGTTTTTCAAAACTAGAACCAGGTTTCTTAAATCACTTTCTTCCGTAACCAAGGATTGGTTGTGTACATAACCACAGGATACCTCACAATCCAGTCATAACAGAGACACAAGTGTAAATGTAAACTAGCTCAGTAAGTAGAGACACTTTAGAACGTCTGTGGAAAAAGTAGCCGTGATAAAAGAGCCACAGTGTCTTCTGTTTAACTGGAAATCTCTTCAAgttgtcagtcagtcagtcagtcagtcagtcagtcagtcagtcagtcagtcgtCCGCTTTGGGCTCGTGTTTCAGTGCTTCTTTTGGTTCATGAACTTTTCCAAATGCTTCTGTTGTTCAGactgatttctgatcatccGGATAATCTTCTGTTTTCGTAATGCTGGTTTTAAAGATGCGTATACTACTGCTCAGGAATTTTAGACGCCATAGAAGATGTTGCATTTTTCATAAGCTCATACTTCTATTCACCAAATGAGCTCCAAAGGGCTTCAGATCTttgtaaataatgcaaaatgCTGTGGGAACGCTGTAGCACTTCTGCTTAGGTGACTTTTAGAACTGTTTGTTTCAACGTGTTTTGGTTAACTTCCATGCTAGCTCACTGTCTTGTGacttctgtttctctttctctgccttCACTGACATCCTTCTTTCTTCAGGGTGTCTATGCTCCACCCGGCTGCTTTGGGAGGTAAAAATCAGTCAGTGTAAGCAGCATGGACAGAATGTTCCCGTTTCATTTCATACAGCACTATTGTCCCTTGCCACCTCGCTCCACAccctttcattttcagtgtcgGTTCTTTTACCAGACCCGCTAGCTGGAATCATACGTGTTGATTTCAGTCTTGGTTTTGTAGCAACAGAGTCAAATGTAGGTCATCACTTACAACCTAATTCTGCttcatttccaacattttccttcttgtctggaaaattatttttttacacgTGTTCAAACATTAATTTCATTGTAACCCTTGACatgttcttgttttctttttcacgtTCATTAAAGTCTTTCAGGTAGTAGTTCCCTTTGCtcgttttgtctcatgtttccaTGACATTGTAGATTTCTGTATTAGCATTGACATTATCCATAATTATcatgatgttttctgtcttgtaaCTTTCACTGTATCTTAGTTGAAAATGTTAAGATGTGTATATTAGACAACATGTCCAGGCTTTTTAATGTAACGTTCACTGAGTCTGATGCGGGTTAGGCATTCCTATTCTCAAACCTTTAAAAGCTAAACATTTGTGATGAAGTTTGAGTGTTATCAGTGTTATGTTTCTATGAATTACTGTCCCTACACTACGTGCACcattcagccacaacattaccaCCAGAGTCAGTGAGTGATTATGATCATTTTGTTACAATCCAGTGTTCTGTTGGGAAGCCTTGGGTCCATTTGGTCATTCAGCTGGATCTTAGTCTGACACCTAAACACTGTtgctgattggtgtatatttACCTGGACACTGACACTGGACAGGTCTCTCTCTCTTCAATGCATGTCTCTAATTAATGATAGAGTGGCTTGAAAGTATTAGCTGTTATTTTTAAGTGTGACACTCCTGATAAAATGCCTGTCGGGAGTCAAAATCCTGTTTGCTGTTGACACTATTGATctgactccttttttttttttagcttagtCTATATTGTTCTATAACCTCCTAAATTGTTATTTGTGTCTGCTCACTGTGATCCATGGCCTAACAGAAACTGAAATCTAAGCGAGGTCTTACAATTTGCTGGTTAACGCCATTTGTAAAGTAAATCGATGAGTGATTCTGATTGCTGGTTTTTGTAAGAGTGTGTGTAAACTTACAGACATGCCAATATAGGTTTAATATAGAATCAGTGTAGATTTACCAGAATAACAGCTGTATCAAGCAGTTAAGGGAACAGTCAATGTACAGTTCTGTGTAAAACTACTGAACATTTCTCTAGTGTTGGTCAGATTAAATGAACATCTTTGAAGCTAAACAGACGTGAACTTTAAAACTCACCCCTTGTTATTTGTCTCGCTTTGGCTGATGAAACTTTGTGCTATTAAAGCTGCATATTTTCAGAATCACTTGCACTGAAACCTCATTAGGAATGGCCAGTATGAACATAAGTAATGCTTACAGCAAGGAAAATCAGTTTCAGTATTCATATCAGCTCCAGACATTGGTTTTGGAGACAGACCTCTTCAGAGGGTTGGGTTTTGTGCTGTGGATCCCTAAGACCTCACGATGTAACGTTGACTGTTGTGTGTGCTGCAGGGTCAGGGGGCCATCACAGAGAAGCTGCGTAGCTTGAGTATGCATGACCTGACTCAGATTAGCCAGCAGGACGACGGAGGAAACCAGCTGTACCAGTACAGCTCCCACTCAGCCAACCCAGCCGTCAGGAGGTCCCAGAGTGGCGACGCTGCAGACGGAGCTGGTACGTACAGAcgcaaacaaacacatgcaacaAAAACTGGCTTTCTGGTTATGAAGACATGTAGCAGGTAGCAGTCTTCATTTCAAGTCTTGTAGGAGTGAACAGAATAGAATGGCTTTATTCATCATACATGGATAAATATTTTCATCATGCCTGGACGGTGCATTCATATCAagcaataagaaataaaagctaTCTAGCTAGCATTTCCTGATAACTTAGCACTTGCTAAACAGCGGCTAGCCCACCTAGCTGGCTGGTAATCTGTGTTATCCACAGGCTGTGGGTTAATGCAATGGAAGCTATTTATTCAAAAGTCAGTTTAGCTACGGTTAAGCTAACAGCACTTCATTATGTGTTTCTGCCACATCTCCTTTGTAGCTCTAACCTTTTATCTAAATATGGTCACTTCTGGCTAATATGCTAATCTCAGAGCTTCAAAATGATTGTCCACAAGCCAGTGGCAGTCTATGGTTTGGAAGCAGCacaaatttccacattttttttgagCAAATCACCCCCAGAGTCAGAGCTGCCACTATCAAATTGTCTGGAATATTTGTCGTACCAATAAGGGCTGCCATTTCTATCACCATTTCCAAGACGGCTTTGTCAGACAGCCTCATCAACTTatctctatttttttcccctttcttctTCCCTTTTCTGCTTGATGAGAGCTGCAGGTTGGCTGGCATTTCAATGAAAGCACTCTGCagctgtgtgagagagagagtgtgaaaGATGACTTCCCAGCAGACAGAGGGGATGAGATGAGGTTGACTAGGATGCCAGTGGAATGTCAAACACATACTCCCTCTATCTGTATTCCTTCTgtctatttctctctctctctcactctcactctcactctcactcacactctcactcacactcacactcacactcacactcacactcacactcacactctctctctctctctctctcacacacacacacacacacacacacacacacacacacacacacacatagccaGTCAGTGATGCAGAGCGAGTGAGCAGGGGGTGGggatggaggagaaggagaagaggacAAAGATGAATGTATAAGAGGAGAATGGAAATgtaaaggatggatggaggaggagtGAATTGGAAGGAAGAGGTCAATGGACAGAGGGAGAAAATGCTGGAAGAGACATTAGCATACTGAGAGAGGAGAGAGTCTGTTATGTATTCAGCTCAGCCAGCCAGCAGAGATATAGGGAGATGAAGAGAGGTAGAAGGATGTTTTCACCCTCCGACTGCTCTGTTTCATATGCTTCTCATTGTCCAATAGGTTGTTCATATGATATTAAACACCTTGTGGTGGGCATGTCGGAGGCCCTGTGTTCCTAATGGAGCTAACAGACAACTGATTGTGTTCTATTCTGCTGTACACccaaaccaacaacaaatgTATCTGTGGATGCCAAAGCCCCTCTTTGCCGATTTTAAAGATTTCCATCATCAGTATGGACCAGTGGGCTTTGAGCTGAGGTTATCACGTACTACCTGGCTTTAGAGCACTAACTTGCACTGCTCACCTCAGAGTTCTGTATGTTAGTGCTAGACTACTGGGAGGACAGGGCtagtaaatatttcaaaatgaacatttcttGGGCTGCAAGTAATGATTACTTCTCCGCTGCATCACAAGCTCTGATCAGGATAGGACAGGAATCCAGTCGGCAAGAACTCTAACAGATGAAACCAGTATCACAGAGATACACAGATAGTGTTGCACTGCCACATTATACACACTACTATTCACAAGgctgggctcacttagaaatgtccttttatttgaaagaaaagcatttttttcaatgaagataacattaaatgaatgataagtccagtgtagacattgttaatttggtaaatgactattctagctggaaacatctgatttttaatggaatatctccataggggtacagaggaacatttcctgtgttctaatgctacattgtgttagctaatgctgttgaaaggctcattgatgattagaaaacctttgagcagatatgttagcacatggataaaagtgtgagctttcatggaaaacatggaatcatctggatgaccccaaacttttcaacagtcaAACTTTTGACCATCATAATAACTACTAGTTGTTGGATCACTCCCAGTTCCAGGTTTGTCCTACATATAAGTAATCCAAAGCTTataatctttgtttttattgctatATAAGAACTTTTGTAGCTGTCAGTCATTTCAGACAGTTGATCAGATTAGAAAGTCTTTATTGTCCCAATTTATGCAATTTGATTTGCAACAGGAGTCGACAACAAAATTCTTACCATAAAAACAGTCCAATACATAGAAACATAGATATAAGTAATAAATGTCATCAGCTGAGTTCTCATGACCGTATATGCAGCCTACAGTGCAAGGACACAAGCCTAAAGCTTATTTAGAAA is part of the Acanthochromis polyacanthus isolate Apoly-LR-REF ecotype Palm Island chromosome 19, KAUST_Apoly_ChrSc, whole genome shotgun sequence genome and encodes:
- the reep3b gene encoding receptor expression-enhancing protein 3 isoform X2, with protein sequence MEQRLLFGTLYPAYYSYKAVKTKNVKEYVRWMMYWIVFALYTVVETVTDLTLAWFPLYYELKVAFVIWLLSPYTRGASLIYRKCLHPLLSSREREIDEYIVQAKERSYETMVNFGKQGLSIAATAAVTAAVKGQGAITEKLRSLSMHDLTQISQQDDGGNQLYQYSSHSANPAVRRSQSGDAADGAEYFYEQEERTDEEAEPTFSEDEAVTQKGLRRSQSVKISRSRVRKDARYGSLKIKGKKRPALSSVNYGL
- the reep3b gene encoding receptor expression-enhancing protein 3 isoform X1 — translated: MVSWIISRSVVLLFGTLYPAYYSYKAVKTKNVKEYVRWMMYWIVFALYTVVETVTDLTLAWFPLYYELKVAFVIWLLSPYTRGASLIYRKCLHPLLSSREREIDEYIVQAKERSYETMVNFGKQGLSIAATAAVTAAVKGQGAITEKLRSLSMHDLTQISQQDDGGNQLYQYSSHSANPAVRRSQSGDAADGAEYFYEQEERTDEEAEPTFSEDEAVTQKGLRRSQSVKISRSRVRKDARYGSLKIKGKKRPALSSVNYGL